The Coccidioides posadasii str. Silveira chromosome 3, complete sequence genome contains a region encoding:
- a CDS encoding uncharacterized protein (EggNog:ENOG410PW93~COG:P,Q), producing MVTSWSPGKQDVLELFVQPRRGLTARLQACVALEGLTSFSAFVSGPHGLSEPISQYESVLVIASGYGIAGVIAYLKQLLHSYNTTTSRVQRVHFVWQIEMLGEILEMSFYVVSGIKMEDKTAFGEHNRAVVYGNMPNYRKIISSEASGDYIPRLPNTNEERGELLVLGRLFLPSPIEDANPASFGVQ from the exons ATGGTTACGTCATGGTCACCGGGCAAGCAAGATGTCTTGGAACTCTTTGTTCAGCCCCGCCGTGGGCTTACTGCAAGATTACAGGCATGTGTAGCTCTGGAAGGACTCACTTCCTTTTCCGCCTTTGTGAGTGGTCCACATGGGCTCAGCGAACCGATCAGCCAGTATGAGAGTGTTCTAGTGATTGCTAGCGGCTACGGTATCGCAGGCGTTATAGCCTATCTCAAGCAACTTCTCCACAGCTATAATACCACTACTTCACGAGTCCAACGCGTGCATTTTGTGTGGCAGATTGAGATGTTGGGTGAG ATTCTTGAGATGTCATTCTACGTGGTGTCCGGGATTAAGATGGAGGATAAGACAGCTTTCGGAGAGCATAATCGGGCAGTGGTCTACGGTAATATGCCCAATTACCGTAAGATTATATCGTCAGAAGCGTCCGGTGACTACATCCCGAGACTCCCAAATACCAACGAAGAGCGAGGCGAGCTTCTTGTTTTGGGTAGGCTCTTTTTGCCATCGCCCATAGAGGATGCTAACCCTGCTAGTTTCGGTGTCCAATGA
- a CDS encoding uncharacterized protein (EggNog:ENOG410Q2AT~COG:S) yields the protein MLKIDLRTVETLQLLAPGVSHEDAKTAQGLVLGGGAFSNFDYSERTAIWEKLQRRKAIIPSLYTFFRDIYYLEACANCMKRLVVISRFQPTLQSAFLGIFKPLDNARGDFLYTMREYPNMPKEPESDNLIAKHSFERDERVLYEMAALAKRLSFDSPQITALMEQSPDHQIARAAYLKARKPDRYRFDSGILESPVDGFVEDLALAEPHESQPVLEITMSREARRKERCGLPLTKAQEQDRPFLYIDQMQANNVPDNKVSTLFVRKHVCSAFFGEPFITPTAVGALSSEGVQTNLPTSPLFNSDDQDRQHRLEAERWQQARRRGQSLGTERSTMANPPAAQDAEIQPPREESEPMQLEEEERLVEEVVEHEQSEIETYEQEHIQQEPDEAVVVEASEQIAEQRATNQSADSQGAEREQEQLQRVAEARRLQEVQRQQEEEARRLQEVQRQQEEEARHLEAQLQQEAQHQQEEQVNLALPHTKEIKENHRNWTPRGIGSARKKGSQQQIIKRDPTQAVGTTRIQKQRQERFSRPITRINFTSFQQPPKENTTSVAARPIAQQQPADLSAELDQARRLLEEKAQHKQKEKEAQLQHQGQARNQERSGSPVTQTDSPPSVQATADPADKGLTDKHARLQQENEGKLVIEQEAAQTLQPHAQASSDILVNQAQIRFPEELQQQTELPAEDNETAEQSPPTKSVISGPGLAPERQGTNVTAPKAPSFRKTETATVTRTHQPRAISTREHRNKPPRPLGIERTKQKSKQEASQAQIVLPTFSRISFGEGVGETEPMVATEQPQRNPYQSQEQRSQKPWFKKQEPATTESGIEQRHTAPQLGGAIAVPEASRDVVVQSTRKLLTPHIVARPPKISLVQRPPPREAGAKTMTIIFKARNERGEWERVHEVGVDPFNPSEVERVAKKDARNRHATFYDKNMRSITPARCFDAAVEDGTNTIFMVFEEKMAINEKMVASVSQALDSERKRRNKRR from the coding sequence ATGCTGAAAATAGATCTTCGGACAGTGGAAACCCTGCAGCTTCTGGCACCCGGCGTTTCTCACGAGGATGCAAAGACCGCGCAAGGTCTCGTGCTGGGCGGCGGGGCATTTTCTAACTTCGACTACTCCGAACGCACTGCTATCTGGGAGAAACTGCAAAGGAGAAAGGCCATCATTCCGTCTCTTTACACCTTCTTTCGGGACATATATTATCTCGAGGCGTGTGCCAACTGCATGAAGCGGCTAGTCGTCATCAGCAGGTTTCAGCCCACCCTCCAGAGCGCATTTCTAGGTATCTTTAAACCTCTTGACAATGCAAGGGGAGACTTTTTGTATACTATGAGGGAGTATCCAAATATGCCAAAAGAGCCAGAAAGTGACAATCTCATAGCAAAACACAGTTTTGAGAGAGATGAAAGGGTCCTCTATGAGATGGCTGCTCTTGCAAAGCGGCTGAGTTTTGACTCTCCACAGATCACAGCACTTATGGAGCAATCTCCAGACCATCAGATCGCGCGGGCTGCCTATCTCAAAGCTAGGAAGCCTGATCGTTATCGATTCGATAGTGGCATCCTTGAAAGCCCTGTTGACGGCTTTGTAGAAGATTTGGCACTTGCTGAACCCCATGAGAGCCAGCCAGTTCTTGAGATCACCATGAGTAGGGAGGCTAGACGAAAGGAGCGCTGCGGACTTCCACTGACAAAAGCTCAGGAACAAGACCGACCGTTTCTTTATATTGATCAAATGCAAGCAAATAATGTGCCTGATAATAAAGTTTCCACCCTTTTTGTGAGAAAACACGTCTGTTCCGCCTTTTTTGGCGAGCCATTTATAACTCCGACCGCGGTTGGAGCTTTATCTTCAGAAGGAGTTCAGACAAATTTGCCTACGTCGCCGCTCTTCAATTCTGATGACCAGGACAGGCAGCATCGTCTAGAAGCTGAACGTTGGCAGCAAGCACGAAGAAGAGGACAGTCATTGGGAACTGAACGTTCAACGATGGCCAATCCGCCAGCGGCTCAAGATGCAGAAATTCAACCCCCTCGGGAAGAGTCGGAACCAATGCAGttagaagaggaagaaagacTAGTCGAGGAGGTCGTAGAGCATGAGCAGTCAGAAATCGAAACGTACGAACAAGAACACATTCAACAGGAACCAGATGAGGCGGTTGTTGTGGAGGCTTCAGAACAGATAGCGGAGCAGAGGGCTACAAATCAATCAGCTGATTCTCAGGGAGCTGAACGAGAACAAGAGCAGCTCCAGAGAGTGGCTGAGGCTCGACGCCTGCAGGAGGTTCAACGTCAGCAAGAGGAGGAGGCTCGACGCCTGCAGGAGGTTCAACGTCAGCAAGAGGAGGAGGCTCGACATCTGGAGGCTCAACTCCAGCAGGAGGCTCAACATCAGCAAGAGGAGCAAGTCAATCTAGCTCTGCCGCATACTAaggaaataaaagaaaaccaCCGTAACTGGACACCTCGAGGGATTGGGTCGGCTCGGAAAAAGGGAAGCCAGCAGCAGATTATCAAACGGGATCCGACGCAGGCAGTAGGTACAACTCGGATCCAGAAACAGCGGCAAGAGCGGTTCTCAAGGCCTATTACCCGGATCAACTTCACGTCATTTCAGCAGCCGCCTAAAGAGAATACAACTAGCGTAGCCGCCAGACCAATAGCGCAGCAGCAGCCTGCTGACTTATCAGCCGAACTCGATCAGGCTCGACGCCTGCTGGAGGAGAAGGCCCAACACAAgcagaaggagaaggaagcTCAACTCCAGCATCAGGGCCAGGCCAGAAATCAGGAGCGGTCCGGGTCGCCCGTCACACAGACTGACTCCCCCCCGTCGGTCCAAGCTACCGCTGACCCGGCTGATAAAGGACTGACTGACAAGCACGCACGACTGCAGCAAGAAAACGAAGGGAAGTTAGTTATAGAGCAAGAAGCAGCTCAAACCTTGCAACCCCATGCCCAAGCAAGCAGTGATATTTTAGTCAACCAAGCGCAGATCCGATTTCCAGAAGAGCTACAGCAACAAACCGAGCTCCCAGCAGAAGACAACGAGACGGCTGAACAATCGCCTCCAACAAAAAGCGTAATATCTGGCCCGGGATTAGCCCCAGAACGACAAGGGACCAATGTGACAGCCCCAAAAGCTCCATCTTTCAGGAAAACTGAGACGGCGACTGTAACAAGAACACACCAACCTAGGGCGATCTCTACTAGAGAGCATCGGAACAAACCGCCGCGGCCTCTTGGGATAGAGAGGACCAAGCAGAAGAGCAAACAGGAAGCCAGCCAGGCGCAGATAGTGTTACCAACGTTCTCGCGTATCTCTTTCGGGGAGGGGGTGGGGGAGACAGAACCAATGGTAGCTACAGAACAACCGCAGCGAAATCCCTACCAATCCCAAGAACAACGTTCGCAGAAGCCGTGGTTCAAAAAGCAAGAACCAGCCACCACGGAATCTGGGATTGAGCAGAGACATACGGCCCCGCAGCTCGGTGGGGCGATAGCGGTTCCCGAGGCCAGCAGAGATGTGGTCGTGCAAAGCACGAGAAAACTGCTGACACCGCACATTGTTGCACGCCCCCCTAAAATTAGTTTAGTGCAAAGGCCACCGCCGCGAGAAGCTGGTGCCAAGACCATGACGATCATCTTTAAGGCTCGCAACGAGCGTGGCGAGTGGGAGAGGGTACACGAGGTGGGAGTTGACCCATTCAATCCGTCTGAGGTGGAGAGAGTAGCAAAGAAAGATGCGCGCAACCGACATGCAACCTTCTACGATAAGAATATGCGCAGTATCACGCCAGCGCGATGCTTCGATGCGGCGGTTGAAGATGGCACCAATACTATTTTCATGGTGTTCGAGGAAAAGATGGCCATCAATGAGAAGATGGTGGCATCGGTCTCACAGGCCCTGGACAGCGAGCGCAAACGAAGGAACAAACGCCGTTAG
- a CDS encoding uncharacterized protein (EggNog:ENOG410Q15I): MEAPYLISGELQMGVPFRMISQQVQAAHLVASSAYPNERQLASIISQAKGLSHLATVGLEHTSLTCSNILIGFDGVIKIAGLEFCEEHPLDQSQAQSIQALVAITMELMQKHGKDDGVVGVDDLNRWPIDSDAVKFLSAASSATCLEILKQHPLIMKQHGSAGELVGLARLALISTRTFYCYK, translated from the exons ATGGAGGCACCGTACCTGATCTCTGGTGAATTGCAGATGGGGGTACCGTTCAGGATGATTAGTCAGCAAGTCCAGGCCGCTCACCTTGTTGCCTCCAGCGCGTACCCTAATGAGCGACAGTTGGCTTCAATTATCTCACAGGCAA AAGGTTTATCCCATCTAGCCACAGTCGGTTTGGAACACACATCTCTGACGTGCTCTAACATTCTAATCGGCTTTGACGGGGTTATCAAGATTG CCGGCTTGGAGTTCTGTGAGGAGCATCCACTGGATCAGTCACAGGCTCAATCAATTCAAGCGTTGGTCGCCATTACAATGGAGCTTATGCAGAAACATGGCAAGGACGATGGAGTGGTTGGGGTTGACGACTTGAATCGTTGGCCCATTGACTCAGATGCTGTTAAATTCCTCTCAGCCGCTTCATCAGCCACCTGCCTCGAGATATTAAAACAG CACCCGCTCATAATGAAACAGCATGGATCCGCGGGTGAACTTGTTGGTTTGGCTCGCCTTGCTCTGATCTCTACACGCACTTTCTACTGTTACAAATAG